The segment GTTTTCAGTAGAGATGGAGATGAACCCAtcccatttttcctttaattccatCTCTCCTGTCAGAAGGAGCAAGTGGAATTGGAAGCACGTTAAGGAGCAGAGTTTGGATGAAGGGGCATTACGCAGCTGAATTCttatctttttcccttttgtttctccTTAGGACCAGCTTTCTCCACGGGCTCTACCATTCCCACCCCTTTGGCCCCACTCCACAACCACCATTTCTCcagcttctcctctcctcctctggtctcccccacccccacctcccccacctcgGCTGCTTCCCCCGGCTCCCCCACTACCTCTCCCTCAGATCAAGGCCCTCAGCTCACCATGGGTGGTTCTCCCTCCaggaaagggggaggagggacCAGGACCTGAATTGCATAGTGGCTGCCTAGATGGGCTTAGAAGCCTATTTGAGGGACCTCCCTGCCCCTATCCTGGGGCTTTGATACCTTTCCGAGCCCCTGGGACAGCCTGCCCTTCCCCTGCCACTCCATCGGGAGATCCGAGTATGGAAGAACACCTGGCTGTCATGTATGAGAGACTGAGACATGAGGTAAGTCAGTTGGAAGTGGCCTTCATCCACAGTGGGAAGGAACATAGGTAATACTTGGAAATAGAGGGGTTAGTTCAACTGGATTCTTTCTTGGAACCATGTGGCAGGCATAGAAATATATTAGAAACatttcccggggctggccccgtgaccgagtggttaagttcgcgcgctccgctgcaggcggcccagtgtttcgttgattcgaatcctgggcgcggacatggcacactgctcatcataccacactgaggcagcatcctacatgccacaactagaaggacccaaacgaagaatatacaactatgtactggggggctttggggagaaaaaggaaaaaaaataaaatctttaaaaaaagaaaaaagaaacatttcccaAGGGGAAAATGCTCCTCAGTTTGGCTTAAGGGAAATTAAACATGGGATGAGATGACCTTTTACTCGGAGGGGAATAAAGAGacactaaaaatagaaaactaaggAATAGAATCACCTTTTCTTTCCCACTGGGCTGATGCCTCCTTCTTCCACCTAGCTCCCCAATCTCTTCCTTCACTCCCATGACTACACTCTCTACTCATCGGATGTGGAATTCATCAATGAGGTCCTGAACATACGTACCAAGTGAGAATCCAGGCACGGGTACgccttggggaggaaaaggacCCAGTGCTATATACCTGACCCTTTTCACTAACTGGAGAAGGTCCTGCTCCTCACAATGTTCCCATTCCTCGAACAGAGGCCAGTTTGGTTTTCTGATTCTGCCATCATGAGctttcttttccatcccttctttACAGGGGCAGGACATGGTACATTCTGTCCCTAACCCTCTGCCGCTTCCTGGCCTGGAACTATTTTGCACAACTTCGGTTGGAGGTTCTACAGCTGACCCGTCACCCTGAGAATTGGACCCTGCAAGCCCGCTGGCGGCTCGTGGGGCTGCCCATCCACCTGCTCTTTCTACGTTTCTACAAGCGTGACAAGGAAGAGCTTTACCGgtgagggagaaatgagaaaggaCCCACACTACAATCAATTTCCTAATCTTACCTTTTTAGGAATCTGATGGTCTAGTCTCCCAGACAGTCCTTGATCTGCCCTGATTTGAGTGCaggttccttgagggcagggatcttgTTTCAGTCtactttaatataataaaaacaggGACTTTGAGTATGTTAGGAAACCTCTGAACTCAGTTTCTTTATGTACgttacctggcacatagtaggtactcaaataCTTAGTGAACAAATGAAAATTGCTCTTTTCTAGGGTGAGCCCCACAACCTTAGGTAAAGTAGCTGGTAAATTTCTGGCAGAGTAGACTCCCAAGAAGTTGTTAGGCATGGCCCAAACCAGTGGTCCCCACACTTTGCTGCACAGTAGAATCATCTaaggatctttaaaaaatactggtgCCAGACATGATTTAATAGGGACAGCGTGCAACCTGGGCATCAGGGATTTGTAAAGTTCCTTAGGTGATCTAATCTATGGCAAAGCTCAGGAACTACTAGTTTAAACAAATACTTGACTTAAACTTTGGGACCAGTCACCTTCACCTTCTCCCTTCACCAGGACCTACGATGCCTATTCCACCTTCTACCTGAATTCCGACGGCCTCATTTGTCGCCATCGCCTAGACAAAGTGAGTCCTTTCactggatgggggtgggggcaaggggTGGAACATCCCACCAGTTGCCACTAACCTTTCTCCCTGCAGCTGATGCCTTCACACTCACCCCCAACACCTGTGAAGAAGCTGCTAGTGGGAGCCCTGGTGACTCTGGGGCTGTCAGAGCCAGAACCCAATTTACACCTGTGTTCCGAGGCCTGATCCAGGAACGGGGGTGGAGACAGCACTGAAGACTTTGCTACGCACAAGAGGAGGTGGAGGCGGCCAAGAATCTCAGGAGtcagcttcctcccctcttctctctctttccttcctttccatctcATGCTGTGTAAAGCTGCTGTGTAATTTAACTTGTAAATAATAAAGTTTAAGTGAATATATGAGAGAATTTCCATGTCAGTTTCTCTGGATCCTAAAAGTTCCCACAAGctttattccaaaaatatttttattaatagataTTAAATAATGTACAGAAGGAAAAGGAGCTGGTGTCAGGTTCTGTTTTATGTCCCCTCCTCTTTACCCTAGCTCTTCCCGTGTCTTGCCTATTTTTTTGGGCATTTTCTTAGCATGGGGATCTTCTAGCTCCTTGGCCTTATAGTAGTGGGGAGCCACCTCCAGAAGCCAACTGCTCTCAATCTCCAGTACctagaaggggagagaaaaggtCAGTAGAGTTCCCTTCTGTCCACCCTAGATCCTCACGTGTGTGTGATCAAAAAAAGTTCTCTCCCCTTTGACTGCAGGCCTAGGAGAAAAGGTGCCTGGCTCTATTACTATATACCCCAAGGGCAGACACACCTCTACGAGTATTCAAGACCCCAAGTAAGCTATCCTGAAAAAAAGCCTGAATGTAAAGGCTAAAGTACACAGAGGACAGAGACCACCTCTGCTTTGTTCACCATTATCGCCTCAGCACCTGAAACACTGAGGCAACAGGCAttcaaataattgaatgaatataCAGTTCTCAGATCTTTGTAGGTGCTGAGACAGCTGTTAGAAAGGATGTCTTGGGGCCGGGCCGGTGTAGTGCAGCGGTTAAAAGTTCGAAcgttccggggctggccccgtggccgagtggttaagttcgcgcactctgctgcaggcggcccagtgtttcgttggttcgaatcctgggcgcggacatggcactgctcatcaggccacgctgaggcagcgtcccacatgccacaactagaaggacccacaacgaagaatatacaactatgtactggggggctttggggagaaaaaggaaaaaaataaaatctttaaaaaaaaaagttcgaacgttccacttctcggcggcccggggttcgccggtttggatcctgggcgcggacatggcaccgctcggcaaaagccatgctgtggtaggcgtccacatatacagtagaggaagatgggcacacgtgttagctcagggccagtcttcctcagcaaaaaggactggcagtagttagctcagggataatcttcctcaaaaaaaaaaaaggtgtcttTCTGTTTTATCCTACCTTAAGCCAAtgtgttttcctgtttctctgccAGTTCCAGCAACATGAACCTGGGTTCTTAGCTTACCAGGATGCCATCCCCCTGTACAATTTCCACTGCCTAGGCAGGGGATGGTCCCCTCACCTGTCTCATGAACTCCTTGGTGGTCAAGACAAGTTCATGGTAGAGCAGCCAGCGTGGCTGTTCCTCAAAGAGGGAGGAGTTGGGATGGATGAACACTGTCTGCTGCTGTTTGACTGTGCGATAGCCGCTGCGAGTCAACCGCGCTGTGTGGTAAAAGTAACCAGCAGTGATGGCCTAAGGGGCAGGCGGGAGAGAAAGTCAATGGGAAAGCCAGACATCCAGGGACCCTCAGCACTCACTACCTTCTGAGTTCAGGCTTCTGGAGAACCAGAAAGGTACAGAATGCATGAAGAACCCCCTGAGAAGGGGCCTTCAGTGGTCCGGGGAAGAAAGCATGGGGGCAGCACACCTTCCACAGTGGAGGAGGGCACACTCAGGCTGGTGGAATGGCTGCAGACCCCCAGAGAAGCTTGCTCCCTGGGAGACACTGGGTGGGCAGCAGTAGACTAAAACACTGACCTTGCGTACACGGATATAGTCCCCCTGGCAGGAACTGAGACCAACTTCCACGCGTTCCAAGAGCCCCTCCAGCTGTTCCCGTACATCCCGGGCTCGGCGCATTGATCTGAACTGTACAAAATTCTCATAGCACCACTGGGAAGAGTAACCACTCTCAGCCCACTGTGAAGACAAGGGGGTGAGGGTTACGTATAGGGAAGGACCAGAGTCCCCCATGTTTCCCTCATTCCCACTCACCCAAGCCCAGTGACCTGTGTATAAACGTTTAGCAGAACCAGATGGTCCCCACCAGGGAGGAAGAAGTTGACACGCGCATTATCAGCATGGACGACCTTGTCCTTGGGTCGGTAGAAGATGGAATTGTTGACAGAGAGCATGGCAGCCACCGTCAGGATCTCCTCTGAACAGCTGTATCTGGGGCAGGAAGGGAAAAACATGAGATTTCAAAGCAAGACACATCGGAACAGACACACGCAGGGGGGAAGGTGATGGGTGTGTCCTCCCATGGGGGATGCTGGCTGGGATAATGGCTACAAATCAGAGTAGACAGATTTGATAGCAGTGCCAGCAGTATGGGGGTCAAGGAGGTGGGGACCATAGACGAAGCAGTTAGAGAGCAGGCATATCCACGGAGGCGGCGGCAGGGAAGCACTGAGCACTCCCCGGCTTCTGCAGTAGGAAAGTGTGTGGTAGGTGCATTGCAGAAAGACAGCAGTTCTTTAAGCTCACGTAATGACCTCTGACCCTCAACCACGGGAGAGGAATGGCATTTAAAGGTGGTCTCTCCACAGTTACATCTAAATGTTCCAGTCTGAAACCTTAGAAATAAGTGAGTCCCCAAACCAGCCCTCACCCAGCGTTCCTCGCAGATGGAAAATCCTCCACTTTCACCCATGCCCCCAAATTTTCTGTTTGTCAATCTTAGCCATTTGATATCATGATCAAGGACAGGACAGTGTCTTACTGACATTTACGGGCCTCAAAAGGGGCAATAAGAGTTTTGTAGTAACTTATTATTTGTTAAAGAATACTGTGGCAGAGGGAAAAAGAGCAAGGAAAGCACCAGAGACAGGAGGAGGCATGGCCAGTTTGTGCTGGGGACCCGGCCAGACTGGGGGGCTTACTTCTCAGAGGCCAAGATCATTTTAGACAGCATGGGGTCCACTGGCAGCTCTGCCATCTTTCGACCAGActaaggagaggaaagagagtgaGTTGAAGCCAGTTGTCCCTCAGGTGTCCCTCCACCACTCAAGGGGTCACCCCGACTCCTTCATCCTGCCCCAGCCCGCTGCCCTCCCACCTCACCGTGGTGAGCTCCCCCAAGTGGTTGAGAGCTCCCAGAGCGTACAGCTGCTCCAAAGCCAGCAGCAGGGTCTCATATGGTGGCGGGTCCAGGAAATCAAAGTGCATTAGGTCATGGATCCCTGGAGAAAGATGTGACAGGGTAGAACAGAGTCCCTTCACAAGGACCAGTgactccagccccacctccctcctctctcagGTGGACAGGGGACCCCAATCACCCAAGCTCTTGAGCAGCAACACGACATTGCCCAGGCTGGTCCTCTGGATCTCGGGCACTGTGGTTTCCTCCAGCTCGTGCTGATAGGCCCAGGCGGTATACAGGCGGAAGCACTTCCCAGCAGCCACCCGACCTGCCCGACCAGCTcgctgattggctgaggcctgGAAACAAAGAAGAGGCAAGCTGGCTGACAACTGagttaaggaaaagagaaagggcaGTATTTACACAAGAAATCTGGGAGGATGTAGACTGCTTAGCCCCCATTCGCTAAGAAGCCCTCGTAGGCTTCAGAGTTGGACCTTCCTGTAGGCTGATtccactccccctcccctcaTGGAGACCCTGCTGACCTTGCTGCAGGGTGTGACAGTGAGCGATTCCATGCCTGTGCGGGGGTTGTAGCTCTTCTGCTTACAGAACCCTGGATCCAGCACGTAAATGATGCCCTCAATGGTGAGCGATGTCTCGGCGATGTTTGTTGCCACAACCACCTGAGTGAGAGGATACACAGTCACCCAGAGACCCCGCCCACCTAGTTACCTAGAAAAAGTAATCCTGGAAGATCGGGAGGAGAGAAGCAGGTACAGGTAAGGGGCAAGAGCTAAGGGGATTAGTGTCCAAAGGCAGGAGAGGGCGACTAGACcagcagaaggagagggagaagtaGGGATGAGCAGGGGCATAAGGTGGAAAGGAAATGGAGGAGAGGACTTAGGGTTTTTTCCAGACATGGGAGATGGGGTAGCCAGGTTCCTGCCCCTGTCTTCCCCACCACCACTTTCATATTCACCTTCACACATTTCTtcctgcaacagcctcctaagGAGTCTCCCTACTTCTACTCCTAACCCTGGTTACATGGCATCCAGAACggtccttttaaaatgtaaacctgTCACATCACTCCCCTcatccttcagtggcttcccatcctGCTAGAGAATTGTATCCAAGTCACTTAAAGCCCTGAATCATCTAGGCCCTGGCTATGTTTCTGATCTCATCTCCTAGCACGACTGGCTCCCTCGCTCCACTCCTGCAAGCTGCTGCTCCCTGGCAGGTCTGAGTGCACGCCTCACTCAGTGTCTCCACACGAGCTGTTCCTTCTGCTGGGTGCACTCTTCTCCCAGATATCAGCctggctccctgcctccctggttCAGGCCTTGGCTTTATGTTCACCGTACAGGAGAGGGAGAGGCCTTCCCTACACCCCAAGGAAAACACCTTCCTGTCATTCCTCACCCCACTCCCCACAGTCAGTCTCCACCTTCCTGTGCTGCACTGTATCTCTTCCCAGCATTTGTCACAAATGGACATTATGCATTAAGATGTCCATTGTCTCCTCACTTAGATTAGACTGTAAGGTCTGTGAGGCTAGGgactctgttttgttcaccactgtatcctcatcccctagaacagtacctggcccATGGGAGGAACTtactaaatatttgtcaaatgaaagtTACATCTTTGCTCAAAACCCTTTAATTGTCACTCAGTCATCTAAAGTACAAACTCTTCCACCTGTCATCAAAGGCCCTCCCTAATCTCAGGCCAAAATTGTTTTTAGCCTCTCTCCTCCGTCACCGGGTGAACCTTCCACTGAGCCTTCTAGATTACACTCTGACCTCAAACATACCTTAGGCCTTCCTCTGATACCCCCACCACTTTTCGTAGAGGTCCAGATCAAATTCAATCTCCCAGCACACCAAGGGCTTCCCTTCTCCTCTGCATCTCTACGGTGCTTACTTTCCCAACCATGCATTTGGCTCTCTCGGTTCATACCACATtcatcctctctctccagctccagaGGCGAGGGACTGACTGCTACTCAGCCTTGTAGCTGCAGCAGTGCCCAAGACACACCTTGCAGAGGGCAAGCACATACTTTCTTTTTCACTACTAGTTGTGCGAACTAGAGGGGTGAAGAATGTGGGTTTCTCCAACTGACCTTCCGTGCCCCAGGGGGCGTGGGCTGGAAGATACGAGCTTGCATGTCAGAAGGCAGGTTGGCATAGATGGGCAGCACCAGGAGCTCCCGGATTTTGGAGCCCAGGCGGCGGCAGCGATCCTGGAGCATCTCACAGGCAGCCTCGATCTcctcctggatttagggtggggaGAGCAGCAGGGGTCCCAGAGTCACAGAAGGCAGACCCACCAGCCCTGTCTTCCCCTGGGATACACATATTATCTCCCCTCCCCCTACATCACGTACCTGTCCTGTCAGGAACACCAGGATATCCCCAGGGGGCTGGGTCACGTGGATCTGCAGCACCGACACTACACAGGCTTCCAGGTAGTCAGCCTCTggagcctggggaggaggagagggctcACAGGAAGGCCACCTACTCAGGCaaacctcttcctctcctcccggTGCCCCTATGGACTCTCCGCTTCCCCCTTCCCTCTTTGGACAatctcctccaaaggccccaGCTCCACTGTCTCACACTTAAGCCCACCCTCCCTGAGAGGGCACCTTGGTATAGAAGATGTCAACTGGAAACCTGCGTCCAGGGATTCGGAAGACAGGGGCATCATCAAAGAAGGTGGAAAAACGGGCAGTGTCCAGTGTGGCTGAAGCCACCAGGACCTTGAGCTCAGGTCGGAAGCGAGCAACATCCTTGATCAACCCAAAGAGAATGTCTGTGTGTAGGGTCCGTTCATGAGCCTCATCCACCATCACCACGCTGGGGAAGGAACGGGGGGAGCAGTGAGCAAGGAGAGCTGGGCAATGCAGGAATGAACACTAGGGTCCCCTGGATGAGGGGACGGATGGAAGCAAAGAGCCCAAGATGAATGTGGAGGAGGGGGCTCCAAAGAGAAGCCAATCAGCTCAGTTAAGTAAGACCAACAGAAAGTTAGAGAAGGCCAGGGCCCTGTGGTCTGCAGCCTATCCCAGCCTGGGCAAACAACAGCAGCCAagatctggaggctagaagccgaGGCCAGGACAAGTCAGACATGCCCTCTCGATCAGAGTCAAGAGTCTGTTAGACTCAGTAGAAGTAAGAGTATCTgtttttaagggggaaaaaaataagggcAAGGTCTCTTTAAATAAGGCTGGGCCCCCCAGCCTGGCTGGGAATGAAGAGACAGACCTGAGCCACCAAGATTTGAACAGCCCAGAAGCTCCCAAGGTCCTGTGGGACTGCTGCACATCCCTGTTGGCCCTGCTGCCTCCTTCTGGAGAGAGGGGTTGGGTGAGCCTTTCTACCCTGACCTTAGAGGACTCTGCAGACTTCATGGTCTCCTAACTTAGTTATGTGTGTGCCACCTTCCTTCTCCTTGCTCCAGTCTTTGGATTTCTGGGTGGCTCCAAACCCAGAGGAGCTCACCCCCAACCTTAACCCTTTGTGCCTAACCCTGACCATGATGATGAAGTTCCCCAGCCGTTTCACAAAGCAAGCTGGCTTGATGGGAAAACCCCATATCCCAATCACTCTTGCATTAGCTAGCCTCCCACGGGTTCTCATAGATTTTTTGCAAGGGATGGGAAGGATCAAGTCATAGCTCTTCCATCACTGTGATCTTCTAGGACCAGAAACCCACAGCTTCTAAGAGCTGAAAAGGCACGTACTGCTCAGCTGGCCtgaccccaccccatcccacacaTGAATCCCTTCTCCCCCTCAATACATGCTCAGCCAACCTCTGCTTAGCCCATGCCAGCACTGAGAACTCACTATTCATAGGCCAAGCCACCCCAAGACTTGAGCCAGAGGCACAAAAGCCAGGATCTGAGCCCTCTGGCAGCACCTATAATCTCTGCCACTCTATGGCTTCTTGGTATTGAGTTGAAATCCATCTCCCTGTAACCTCCCCATGGTCCCTAGTTGTGCTCTCTGGAGTCACACAGAACAAGTCTGATCTCTCTGTCCATGTAACAGCCCTTCACATATTTAGAGGGAACTGGCATGTCTCCCCTGAGTCTCTCCCCTTTGAGCTGAACATTCTAAGTTTCTTCAAGTGTTCTTCACATGGCTTTTCAAGTCCTCACAGCACCACACTACCATCCTGGTTTTTTTCTAAACTCTGGAAACactgggagggagggacagactTTCTCTGCAGTCTCTTCTACTTGCGGCCTCCTCTCCATGGTCCTGGAGATCAGTTCTAGGACCCTCTGAACCACAATGATTCACGAACTGCTTGATTAATCAGAAGACAATGGCCAAACTGGCTGGGtgggaagaaaggagacaaagGCCAGAGATTATAAGAGATACAAGAAGGTActagagggaggagggcagcagaCCCAGGGAAAGAGAAAGCGGGTGGCTCTCCCATGGGAGACAGGGACCCTGTGCATACCTGTAACTCGCAAGGTCAGGCTCAGACAGGAACTCTCGGAGAAGCATCCCGTCTGTCATGTAGCGGAGGACAGTTCGCTCTGATGTGCAGTCCTCAAAGCGGATGCTGTAGCCAACCTGCCAAGTGGGCCATTAGCAATCGAGAGTGGGCTGGTATTCCCTGAAGGGAGGGCAGGGCTTGGGGACAAGGGGCCAGTGCCTGGACCTGTGGTGTGGGGCTCTGAGGGCAGTGTGGGCTGAGTCCCTGACCCTAGGGCTTCCCTTGCCCCTCAGGCCCCACAGATCTCACCTCATTGCCAAGCTTCACACCCATCTCCCGTGCCACTCGGGCGGCCACGCTCATGGCTGCCACTCTCCGGGGCTGGGTGCAGGCAATCTTCATACCCTTCTTTGTGTAACCCTGAAtgacaaggagaaagaagaggttTGCCCTTTGCTATATATGCCCCTGGGGCCCAGGACAATTGAGAGGAAGAAGCTGTAAATGCAGGGcagggggaaaggaggaaaaagatagGAGCTAAAAACAGACAAGAAGGGCAAACGGATAGGATGGCAGACCCAGGGGCCTCAAGGGGGTCCTCAGCCAGCCCTGGCAGTCCAGCCCTTTGGGTAACCAGGTTCAGGGCTCAGCCAGATTTAGCTGGAAAAGGACAGACCAGCTGGGGCAGACCCAGAAGCAATGAGGAACAAAGGAAGGTAACAAAGCAGGAAAGTGAGTCCTTTCACTCCTCATTCTTTGGCCCTGCAGAGGAGCAGAGGCCAAGCGGTTCACACACACTCTACCATCTGTCCATCTACACGTCCTGTTCAACATGAACGCACCGACTGCCTGCCAGGATGGACACAGTGGCAGCAAGTGAGAACAGAAATGTGAAAAACGGTATGGTCTGTATTCTCAAGAACCTCACAATCTAGTGGAAAAGACCAAACAACTAAAGTGGAAAAGGTAAGCGACTATTCAAAATATCAGGTAAAGGAGCTCGGACAGGACCACCTGCCAAGGGCTGGTACCCCCCGCAGCCTGGAGGGTAAGAATGCCATACCTCCTCAAATAGATACTGCGGGATTTGGGTGGTCTTCCCGGAGCCTGTCTCGCCTTCGATGATGAGGACCTGATGATTAGCAATAGCAGCCAGGAGCTCCTCTCGGAATGGGAACACGGGGAGGCTGCGGCGGACAGCCTGGATGGACTCCTTCTGCTGGGCCTGGGTTGGAGGGGGTGGAGCTGACGGCtcctaagagagagaaagaggggtcGTGAGCTTCAGGGCCAGCTCCTAATCCTCCTGAGAGTGTCCCAGAGCTCTTCCCCTCACCTCGTcaccctggagctgagtggcCCGGACAAACTCGATGGTCTCCTCTTCCTCCAACACCAGCTGATACTTGGGCTCCTGAGAGGCAGCATCTCGGGCCCCAAACTTCAGGGACGCTGCCCCAAGCCGGGCCTCCTCCCAGCGCCGCTGCTCCTCCCCAGGGGCGCCTGATTCCTCCTCCACTAGATCCACAGCTCGTGCTGGCTGTGGAGAGAGGGGCACATGAAGACAAAGGCTGCCCTCTCCACCCAGTCCCCTACCCCCAGTCACTACCCACCACCCACTGGGAAAGGCAAGAcaaggaaggggccagcccaggcacTGCCCATGCCCTGAAGCCTTCCCTCCCCTCAGCTTTGGGACCAGAGCTGAAGGAGATGCCCCTTCACCTCACCTGTCCTCGGGTCTCCTCGGGCATGTGGTAGCGATTGGTGGCCTCCAGCTTCTCCTGCTCCCCGGCTGCCCGGTACTCTCGGGCCAGATCCCGCACTCGCCGTTTGTATTTGAGTTCCCGCCGCTCATGTCGACTCAGCTCCACGTCGCCAAAAAGGAACTCCTCATCAGCCAGCTCGGCCTCCAGGTCCTCCAGCTTCTCCCGCTCCCTCTTAGCCAGGTACTCTCGGCGCGATTTCTTCCGCAGCTCAGGGACCTGGGTCAGCACGGGGCAGTCAAAGCCTCATCTTGGACAACAGCAACCCTTCCCCTCCCTACCCGCAGGAGCGATAAATTCCCTGACAGGCTTCTCAGGACACACTGTGGATGACAGAAGAAGACTGGCCACATCCTTCAGGCCCTTCTCGGCTCTAACCATGACCCCTCCCACTGCAGCAACATCGTCTGTCTTCCCTGTGAGCCTGACAGCCTCCTCTACCACAGTGGCAAAACCCAATGCCCTCTCCTTGGGAGCTCTGATTCTATCTAATTGCTaggcttttcttgtttgttctgtGAAGATTTCACATGGAGTTTACGCTCACGACCTAATCTGAGTACCATAATCAAACACTCCTTTGGCCTGacagggtttttttaatttttaaaatatgggcaaaaaaATCAGGGCAATttaagcatcaaaaagaataatgatatgcaataacaaaatattgagaaataaaaattcatgagTCCAAtgtgacacacatacacacaaacaaagaatgggaaaaaaacttTTGCCACCAGTGAGGTGACTGTCACACCAAACTCCTTACtctgaaaattagaaattaaaaggaaataaacatttgcCATGCCTTTTAAGAAGGAATTGTACCTTATTCCTAGTTTTTGAGGAAAAGCTCTTCTTTATATAAAAAGGCTAgccaataaatgtagaaggaatgtcAGAACCCAAAAATCACCCTTTTGCAATCCCCACTGGAATACGTGATTCAGGAGGGCATCAGTGGTTGCTAAAACCTCAGATGAAAGGCTGTTGGTAGAAAGGACACCTACACTAACAGGCACACAACCAGGTAGTATGTCCCCAGTGTGATGCCATGTGACGTGCACATCACCACCCAAGAAGAGTTCCTGCCTCAACTGTTGAATCTGAGCCTAGGCGAGCTTTAGAGCCAACTTCCACTTCAAAGGAAGCACAGGGCATAGAAGAACTTAACACCACAAGACGAGGATCAGATAAATCCAGAATATAGGACACGGTACAAGACGagacagagggagcagggagaaagggaaagaagcagaCAAACTTATGAGACCTAAAGTCCAAGAGCAATGATGAACTTGACTGGATTTGGTTTGGCAAGAGCAGTTATTAAAGACATTTTGGGCAAACTGGTAAATTTTCCTGTAGACAGGTTCTTAGTCGATATGTGAGAATTACTGTTCATCTTCCTGGGTGTGACAATGGCACTGTGGTTTTAGAAGAGAACGTCTTTATTCTTAGGAGGCACATGCTGATGGGATGAAATGCCATGATGTCTAAAACTCTTTTAAatggttaagaaagaaaaaaaaatcccacatttACATAGACAATACTAATACTGCAAACAGTATTAGCAATTTTTGAATCTGAAC is part of the Equus caballus isolate H_3958 breed thoroughbred chromosome 20, TB-T2T, whole genome shotgun sequence genome and harbors:
- the C20H6orf136 gene encoding uncharacterized protein C6orf136 homolog, producing the protein MYQPGRGAARRLGPCLRAYQALPQDQLSPRALPFPPLWPHSTTTISPASPLLLWSPPPPPPPPRLLPPAPPLPLPQIKALSSPWVVLPPGKGEEGPGPELHSGCLDGLRSLFEGPPCPYPGALIPFRAPGTACPSPATPSGDPSMEEHLAVMYERLRHELPNLFLHSHDYTLYSSDVEFINEVLNIRTKGRTWYILSLTLCRFLAWNYFAQLRLEVLQLTRHPENWTLQARWRLVGLPIHLLFLRFYKRDKEELYRTYDAYSTFYLNSDGLICRHRLDKLMPSHSPPTPVKKLLVGALVTLGLSEPEPNLHLCSEA